A region of Selenomonadales bacterium 4137-cl DNA encodes the following proteins:
- a CDS encoding energy-coupling factor transporter ATPase, whose amino-acid sequence MIKTINLRHSYPGPGGTEVVALEDISLSVGAGEFVAIIGANGSGKSTLAKHFNALLTPTGGECLVEGLSTAAPENVWPIRQKVGMVFQNPDNQIVAAVVEEDVAFGPENLGVAPPEIAARVTEALALVGMEGYRHHGPHLLSGGQKQRVAIAGVLAMRPRCLVLDEPTAMLDPQGRDEVLATVVRLNRTEGIAVVYITHFMEEAVAADRVVVIDAGKVAMTGRPAEVFSRVAELKALGLDAPLAADVAARLRAAGIAVPEAIITDEELAVALCR is encoded by the coding sequence ATGATAAAGACGATAAATCTGCGCCATTCTTACCCCGGCCCCGGCGGGACCGAGGTGGTGGCGCTTGAGGATATCAGCCTGTCCGTCGGGGCGGGCGAGTTCGTGGCGATCATCGGCGCCAACGGCTCGGGGAAGTCAACGCTGGCCAAGCATTTCAACGCTCTGCTCACGCCCACCGGCGGCGAGTGCCTGGTGGAAGGGCTGAGCACGGCAGCGCCGGAGAATGTGTGGCCGATCCGCCAGAAGGTCGGGATGGTATTCCAGAATCCCGACAATCAGATCGTGGCGGCGGTGGTGGAGGAGGATGTCGCTTTCGGGCCCGAGAACCTGGGGGTGGCGCCGCCCGAGATCGCTGCCAGGGTGACCGAGGCGCTGGCGTTGGTTGGGATGGAGGGTTATCGCCATCACGGACCGCATCTCTTGTCCGGCGGGCAGAAGCAGCGGGTGGCGATCGCCGGCGTGCTGGCGATGCGGCCAAGGTGTCTGGTGCTCGACGAGCCGACGGCGATGCTCGATCCGCAGGGCCGCGACGAGGTGTTGGCGACGGTCGTCCGCCTCAACAGGACGGAAGGGATTGCGGTCGTATATATAACGCATTTCATGGAGGAGGCGGTGGCCGCCGATCGGGTCGTGGTCATCGACGCCGGCAAGGTGGCGATGACCGGGCGGCCGGCGGAGGTTTTCAGCCGGGTGGCGGAACTTAAGGCGCTGGGCCTGGATGCGCCGCTGGCGGCGGATGTGGCCGCGCGC
- the rplQ gene encoding 50S ribosomal protein L17, translating to MFYRKLGRDSSARKALFRSILTSFFAHGRIETTEMKAKEASKLAAKMITLAKRGDLHARRQALSFLMDEDVVKKLFDEIGPKYKDRQGGYTRILKLGPRRGDAAPMSILELV from the coding sequence ATGTTTTACCGCAAACTTGGACGCGATTCCAGCGCGCGCAAGGCGCTGTTCCGCAGCATTTTGACTTCCTTCTTTGCCCACGGACGCATTGAGACGACCGAAATGAAAGCTAAGGAAGCAAGCAAGCTGGCCGCGAAGATGATCACGCTGGCCAAACGGGGCGATCTGCACGCCCGCCGTCAGGCGCTGTCGTTCCTGATGGACGAAGATGTGGTGAAGAAGCTGTTCGATGAGATTGGTCCGAAGTACAAGGACCGTCAGGGCGGCTATACCCGTATTCTTAAGCTGGGGCCGCGCCGCGGCGACGCCGCGCCGATGTCCATTCTCGAACTGGTTTAG
- a CDS encoding DNA-directed RNA polymerase subunit alpha, with protein MMEIEKPKIEIVEISEDNRYGKFVCEPLERGYGITLGNSLRRILLSSLPGAAVTSVKIDGVLHEFSTVPGVREDVTDIILNLKELFIKLHGDETKVVRIEKEGEGEVKAADIITDPDVEILNPDLHIATLSVGSSLRMEITVERGRGYVPADKNKKPDHVIGVIPVDSIFSPILRVNYNVTDTRVGNVTDYDKLTLEIWTDGSIRPEEAVSKSAGIMVAHLKLFQNIAGVAAEDEGEGGPFTESAEDAGAKTMEMTIEDLELSVRSYNCLKRAGINTVAELVQKTEEDMMKVRNLGRKSLDEVKKKLGELGLSLAESED; from the coding sequence ATGATGGAAATCGAAAAACCGAAGATCGAGATAGTGGAGATTAGCGAGGACAACCGTTACGGCAAGTTCGTCTGCGAACCGCTGGAGAGGGGCTACGGCATTACTCTCGGCAACAGCCTGCGGCGCATCCTGCTGTCGTCGCTGCCCGGCGCGGCCGTGACGTCGGTGAAGATCGACGGCGTCCTCCACGAGTTTTCCACGGTTCCCGGTGTTCGGGAAGACGTTACCGACATAATCCTTAACCTCAAGGAGCTCTTTATCAAGCTGCACGGCGACGAGACCAAGGTCGTGCGCATCGAGAAAGAGGGCGAGGGCGAGGTCAAGGCCGCCGATATCATCACCGACCCCGATGTGGAGATTTTAAATCCCGATCTTCATATCGCCACTTTGTCGGTGGGCAGTTCGCTCCGTATGGAGATAACGGTCGAGCGGGGGCGCGGCTATGTGCCGGCCGATAAGAACAAGAAGCCTGACCATGTTATCGGTGTTATCCCGGTGGATTCGATCTTTTCCCCGATCCTGCGGGTTAATTATAATGTCACCGATACCCGTGTCGGCAATGTCACCGATTATGATAAACTGACGCTCGAGATCTGGACCGACGGCAGCATTCGCCCCGAGGAAGCGGTGAGCAAGTCGGCCGGGATCATGGTGGCCCACCTGAAGCTGTTCCAGAACATCGCCGGGGTGGCCGCCGAGGACGAGGGCGAAGGCGGTCCGTTCACCGAGTCGGCCGAGGATGCCGGCGCCAAGACGATGGAGATGACCATCGAGGATCTGGAGCTGTCCGTCCGGTCTTACAACTGCCTGAAACGGGCCGGGATCAACACGGTGGCCGAATTGGTGCAAAAGACCGAAGAAGATATGATGAAAGTACGCAATCTCGGCCGCAAGTCTTTGGACGAGGTTAAGAAGAAGCTGGGCGAACTCGGGTTGTCGCTGGCTGAAAGCGAAGATTAA
- the rpsD gene encoding 30S ribosomal protein S4 produces MARYIEAVCRQCRREGAKLYLKGDRCYSDKCAFSRRGYAPGQHGQGQARKKVSEYGIQLREKQKTRRIYGLLERQFRNYFEKAERQKGITGENLLVLLERRLDNVVFRLGFASSRTQARQLVRHGHFIVNGRRVDIPSFHVKAGDVIAVAEGSKDAPVIKEMAEGLATKTVPAWLELNAAGLSGKVQRFPTREEIDVPVQEHFIVELYSR; encoded by the coding sequence ATGGCAAGATATATTGAGGCTGTTTGCAGACAGTGCCGCCGGGAGGGTGCGAAGCTGTACCTGAAGGGCGACAGATGCTATAGCGACAAGTGCGCGTTCAGCCGCCGCGGCTACGCGCCCGGCCAGCACGGCCAGGGACAGGCCCGCAAAAAGGTTTCCGAGTACGGCATCCAGCTGCGCGAGAAGCAGAAGACCCGCCGTATTTACGGCTTGCTTGAGCGGCAGTTCCGCAATTATTTTGAGAAAGCCGAGCGCCAGAAAGGCATTACCGGCGAGAACCTCCTGGTTCTGCTGGAAAGGCGCCTGGACAATGTGGTGTTCCGTCTCGGGTTCGCTTCGAGTCGCACCCAGGCCAGGCAGTTGGTTCGTCATGGCCATTTCATCGTGAATGGCCGTCGTGTGGATATCCCCTCTTTCCATGTTAAGGCGGGCGATGTGATTGCCGTGGCCGAGGGCAGCAAGGATGCGCCGGTTATAAAGGAGATGGCCGAAGGTCTGGCCACTAAGACGGTGCCTGCTTGGCTGGAGCTCAATGCCGCCGGCCTCAGCGGCAAGGTTCAGCGGTTCCCGACCCGGGAGGAGATTGATGTTCCCGTTCAGGAACACTTCATTGTTGAATTGTACTCCCGTTAA
- the rpsK gene encoding 30S ribosomal protein S11, which translates to MVAKKVAARPKRKERKNIEYGVAHIRSTFNNTIVTITDQKGNAISWASAGGMGFKGSRKSTPFAAQMAAEQAAKAAMEHGMKQIEVFVKGPGSGREAAIRSLQAAGLEVNLIKDVTPIPHNGCRPPKRRRV; encoded by the coding sequence TTGGTAGCGAAGAAAGTTGCCGCCAGACCTAAGCGGAAGGAACGCAAGAATATCGAGTATGGCGTGGCCCATATTCGTTCGACCTTCAATAATACCATCGTGACGATCACGGACCAGAAGGGCAACGCTATTTCCTGGGCCAGCGCCGGCGGAATGGGCTTTAAGGGCTCGCGCAAAAGCACGCCGTTCGCCGCTCAGATGGCGGCCGAGCAGGCGGCCAAGGCGGCGATGGAGCATGGGATGAAGCAGATCGAGGTTTTCGTAAAGGGTCCGGGTTCTGGTCGCGAGGCGGCGATCCGCTCGCTGCAGGCCGCCGGGCTTGAGGTCAACCTGATCAAGGATGTCACGCCCATCCCCCACAACGGCTGCCGTCCGCCCAAACGCAGAAGAGTTTAA
- the rpsM gene encoding 30S ribosomal protein S13, producing the protein MARIAGVDLPRDKRIEVALTYIYGLGLTLSKEIVAATGINPETRVRDLTEEEISKLREAIDKNYKVEGDLRREEQLNIKRLIEIGSYRGKRHRMGLPVRGQRTKTNARTRKGPKKTVGVKRKSK; encoded by the coding sequence ATGGCGCGTATTGCCGGAGTAGACTTACCGCGTGATAAACGGATCGAAGTTGCTTTGACATACATCTATGGCCTCGGGCTGACCCTCTCGAAGGAGATTGTGGCGGCCACCGGCATCAACCCCGAAACCCGGGTGCGGGATCTTACGGAAGAAGAGATTTCCAAGCTCAGGGAGGCTATCGATAAGAATTACAAGGTCGAGGGCGACCTGCGCCGCGAGGAGCAGCTGAATATCAAGCGGCTGATTGAGATCGGCTCGTATCGCGGCAAGCGTCACCGCATGGGCCTGCCGGTCCGCGGACAGCGGACCAAGACCAACGCCCGGACCCGCAAGGGACCGAAGAAGACGGTCGGCGTAAAACGGAAGTCGAAGTAG
- the rpmJ gene encoding 50S ribosomal protein L36: MKVRPSVKPICEKCKVIKRKGNVMVICENPKHKQRQG; encoded by the coding sequence ATGAAGGTTAGACCGTCGGTCAAGCCCATTTGTGAGAAGTGCAAGGTCATCAAGCGCAAGGGCAATGTTATGGTGATTTGCGAAAATCCGAAGCATAAGCAAAGACAAGGTTAG
- the infA gene encoding translation initiation factor IF-1: MSKQDVIEVEGTVVEALPNAMFQVKLENGHVVMAHISGKIRMNFIRILPGDRVTVELTPYDLKRGRITYRFK, translated from the coding sequence ATGTCCAAGCAAGATGTAATCGAGGTGGAAGGCACCGTTGTAGAGGCATTGCCCAACGCCATGTTCCAGGTCAAGCTGGAGAACGGGCATGTCGTGATGGCACACATATCCGGCAAGATCAGGATGAATTTCATCCGCATCTTGCCTGGGGATAGAGTCACGGTTGAACTGACGCCGTACGACCTCAAACGCGGTCGTATCACTTACCGCTTTAAGTAG
- a CDS encoding KOW domain-containing RNA-binding protein — MSVDRIALGQAVRSLTGRDRGRLYLVVGFAPPYILVADGRGRGAAKPKKKNVRHVGVLKFIDEGVAAVIAGGREATDREIRAALNAVADTSSDADEEGVSCPSKM, encoded by the coding sequence GTGTCGGTTGACAGGATAGCACTCGGGCAGGCGGTCCGCTCGCTGACCGGCCGCGACCGGGGACGACTGTATCTGGTGGTCGGGTTTGCGCCGCCTTATATCCTGGTGGCGGACGGCCGGGGCCGCGGGGCTGCCAAGCCGAAGAAGAAGAATGTCCGGCATGTCGGCGTGCTGAAGTTTATTGACGAAGGTGTCGCTGCAGTGATCGCCGGCGGGCGGGAAGCGACTGATCGCGAGATCCGCGCGGCTTTGAACGCGGTCGCTGACACCAGTAGTGATGCGGACGAGGAGGGAGTCTCATGTCCAAGCAAGATGTAA
- the map gene encoding type I methionyl aminopeptidase — translation MIILKSERELRYMRDAGRIVAGALAEVKKAARPDVTTQELDKVAEEYIKGAGAIPAFKGYHGFPGNICTSVNEQVVHGIPGLRRLKSGDNVSIDIGAVINGYYGDAAITVPVGEVDAEVARLIEVTEASLYKGLEQAVAGNKLSDISHAVQVEAEAHGYGVVRDYVGHGIGRNMHEDPQIPNYGSPGRGPRLKPGMTLAVEPMINLGTHEVRTLDDGWTVVTTDGKRSAHFEHTVVVTENGPEVLTKL, via the coding sequence ATGATCATTCTCAAGTCCGAGCGCGAATTGCGCTATATGCGCGACGCGGGCAGGATCGTGGCCGGAGCTCTGGCAGAGGTTAAAAAAGCCGCCCGGCCCGATGTGACGACGCAGGAACTGGATAAGGTTGCCGAAGAATATATCAAGGGCGCCGGCGCTATTCCGGCCTTCAAGGGTTACCACGGTTTCCCCGGCAATATCTGCACTTCGGTGAACGAGCAGGTGGTGCACGGCATCCCCGGACTAAGACGCCTGAAAAGTGGAGATAATGTAAGTATTGACATCGGGGCGGTAATAAATGGATATTACGGCGATGCCGCCATCACGGTTCCGGTGGGCGAGGTTGACGCCGAGGTCGCGAGGTTGATCGAGGTGACCGAGGCTTCCCTGTATAAGGGGCTCGAGCAGGCGGTGGCGGGGAATAAGCTCAGCGATATTTCCCACGCTGTCCAGGTCGAGGCTGAAGCCCACGGATACGGTGTTGTCCGCGATTATGTGGGCCATGGCATCGGGCGCAATATGCATGAGGACCCTCAAATCCCGAACTACGGCTCTCCCGGCCGCGGCCCGCGCCTCAAACCGGGTATGACGCTGGCGGTCGAGCCGATGATCAACTTGGGCACACACGAAGTAAGGACGCTGGATGACGGCTGGACGGTGGTCACGACCGACGGCAAACGGTCGGCCCATTTCGAGCATACTGTCGTCGTCACTGAGAACGGACCGGAAGTTTTGACCAAATTGTAG
- a CDS encoding adenylate kinase produces MFILLMGPPGAGKGTQAALLVEKYSIPHISTGDMFRAAVKEGTPLGLEAKRYMDAGGLVPDSVTIGIVKERLAKPDCQAGFILDGFPRTLEQAAALDKTLTELGIRLTRVVNITVPDDELVRRMTGRRICKGCGATYHVAFNPPAAADKCDKCGGEIFQRADDKEETVAKRLEVYQAQTQPLIGYYREKGLYTEIDGRQGIDEVLAAIETSLRGAGA; encoded by the coding sequence GTGTTTATCCTGCTTATGGGTCCGCCGGGGGCCGGTAAGGGCACCCAGGCGGCGCTGTTGGTGGAGAAGTATAGTATTCCTCATATTTCCACGGGCGATATGTTCCGGGCGGCTGTGAAAGAGGGCACGCCCCTCGGTCTTGAGGCCAAACGTTATATGGACGCGGGTGGTCTGGTGCCTGACAGTGTGACGATCGGCATTGTTAAGGAACGTCTGGCGAAGCCAGACTGCCAGGCGGGGTTCATCCTCGACGGTTTTCCCCGCACGCTCGAGCAGGCGGCGGCGCTCGATAAGACGCTGACCGAGCTGGGCATCCGGCTTACCCGGGTGGTTAATATTACGGTGCCGGACGACGAGCTGGTGAGACGGATGACGGGGCGGCGCATTTGCAAGGGTTGCGGCGCTACCTATCATGTCGCGTTTAATCCGCCGGCGGCCGCTGACAAGTGCGATAAGTGCGGCGGCGAGATTTTTCAGCGGGCGGACGATAAGGAGGAGACGGTTGCTAAGCGTCTTGAGGTGTACCAGGCTCAGACGCAGCCTCTTATCGGCTACTACCGGGAGAAAGGGCTTTATACCGAGATCGATGGCCGCCAGGGCATCGACGAGGTGTTGGCAGCCATCGAGACCAGCTTGCGGGGCGCCGGGGCATGA